A single genomic interval of Sebastes umbrosus isolate fSebUmb1 chromosome 9, fSebUmb1.pri, whole genome shotgun sequence harbors:
- the LOC119494631 gene encoding transmembrane protein 182-like, whose product MRVGCATLAGGLFGLVGTLCFFLAFGTDYWLVASDNCGPYTWPTRTTVIKDANGTEIQLVEAVTGSPPSLTLHHEGFFWRCVFQVEPTAHAVLATIFTNQPESKVCIHGYLFPLPVALGEVPHPSYDATAVFRGFWTVLIILGLVAALTGGFLLVCGVPFVSHKLYKLGGAFLIAAACLFLVMILLYVLWMEVMDVKRYVLQERGDSCPRAEVSVLYGLSFMVAAAGVPLELISGMVFMLVGRALLARK is encoded by the exons ATGAGGGTGGGATGTGCGACCTTGGCTGGGGGGCTATTTGGGTTAGTGGGGACTCTGTGTTTCTTCCTGGCGTTTGGTACAGACTACTGGCTGGTGGCCAGTGACAACTGCGGACCGTATACATGGCCAACAAGAACAACAGTGATCAAAGATGCCAATGGGACTGAG ATCCAGTTAGTAGAAGCCGTCACTGGTTctcctccgtctctcactcTGCACCACGAGGGCTTCTTCTGGCgatgtgtgtttcaggtggagCCCACCGCACATGCAGTCCTGGCCACCATCTTCA CAAACCAGCCAGAATCCAAAGTGTGTATCCATGGTTACCTCTTCCCTCTGCCTGTCGCACTTGGAGAGGTGCCTCATCCGAGTTATGATGCTACAGCAG TGTTTCGGGGTTTCTGGACCGTGCTGATAATCCTCGGCCTGGTTGCAGCTCTAACTGGAGGCTTCCTCTTGGTCTGCGGTGTCCCCTTCGTCAGCCACAAACTGTACAAGCTGGGCGGTGCTTTCCTCATCGCTGCTG CCTGCTTGTTCCTGGTCATGATTCTGCTGTACGTCCTGTGGATGGAGGTGATGGACGTGAAGCGCTACGTCctgcaggagagaggagactcGTGTCCCCGTGCCGAGGTCTCGGTGCTCTACGGCCTGTCGTTCATGGTGGCGGCTGCCGGCGTGCCTCTAGAGCTCATCTCTGGGATGGTCTTCATGCTGGTGGGCCGCGCGTTGCTTGCCAGAAAGTGA
- the LOC119494629 gene encoding sodium/hydrogen exchanger 2-like isoform X4 codes for MCYQPYQKLWYAVLGTLWNVLGIGLSLYGVCLLAESSLGDISLLHCLLFGSLIAAVDPVAVLSVFQEMHVNEQLHILVFGESLLNDAVTVVLYKLFESFLRLPSVSGLDVLLGGCRVVVVGLGGLFVGLFFGLVAALTSRFTSRAQVIAPLFVFLYSYLSYLTSEMLHLSGIMAIVTCAVTMKQYVEANVSERSNTSIQYFLKMWSSVSETLIFIFLGVSTIQDVHMWSWPFVCATLLLCLIWRATGVLLLTAVVNKLRRNTVTFRDQFIIAYGGLRGAICFSLVFLIDDFPKKRLFITTTIVVILFTVFVQGMTIKPLVELLDVKRKKRALPTVSEEIHSRLIDHLLAGIEDVVGYWGQHYWKDKFEQFNKKYLRRFLIREDQQARSSILRVYQELERREQRGDEEAPPLVDPRSHSRPLLPEEMDSIRRILSRNLQSFNSKQTPAYSRHTLHQDAATDRTRKPLHRHQSLGERYSYNTETEDGEFNSARRGRAGLSRSHTAHCSLSSLGSVLHEPEAVPPGLVSTSSFSSDQRASGSNISSCHRGAHLSTSSSTFGESPQETTQLCFGEREAAVKADCEKDRKRGEEKYGIQSFQKCSIK; via the exons GTACGCGGTGCTGGGGACCCTATGGAACGTGCTGGGAATCGGCCTGTCTCTATACGGCGTGTGTCTGCTGGCCGAGAGCTCTCTGGGAGACATCTCTCTGCTGCACTGCCTGCTGTTTGGCTCTCTGATCGCCGCCGTCGACCCCGTGGCCGTGCTCTCCGTCTTCCAGGAGATGCACGTCAACGAACAGCTCCACATCTTGGTGTTCGGAGAGTCGCTGCTCAACGACGCTGTGACTGTG gTGCTCTACAAGCTGTTTGAGTCCTTCCTCCGTCTGCCGTCGGTGTCGGGGCTGGATGTGTTGCTGGGGGGGtgcagggtggtggtggtgggcctCGGCGGCCTGTTTGTGGGCCTCTTCTTTGGCCTGGTGGCAGCCCTCACCTCACGGTTCACCTCCAGAGCCCAGGTCATCGCCCCTCTCTTTGTCTTCCTCTACTCCTACTTGTCCTACCTGACCTCAGAGATGCTTCACCTCTCTGGCATCATGGC CATTGTGACCTGTGCTGTGACCATGAAGCAGTACGTGGAGGCTAATGTGTCCGAGCGCAGCAACACCAGCATCCAGTACTTCCTGAAGATGTGGAGCAGCGTGAGTGAAAccctcatcttcatcttccttgGCGTGTCCACGATACAGGATGTCCACATGTGGAGCTGGCCTTTTGTCTGCgccacactgctgctctgcctcaTCTGGAGGGCCACAG GAGTTCTCCTGCTGACCGCTGTGGTGAACAAGCTCCGGAGGAACACTGTGACCTTTCGAGATCAGTTCATTATTGCCTACGGAGGCCTGAGAGGGGCAATCTGCTTCTCCCTCGTCTTCCTGATTGACGACTTCCCAAAGAAAAGACTCTTCATTACAACTACCATCGTGGTCATCCTCTTCACTGTCTTTGTACAG GGGATGACTATTAAGCCTCTAGTAGAGCTGCTGGAtgtgaagaggaagaagagagctCTGCCTACTGTCAGCGAGGAGATCCACAGCAGG CTCATTGATCACCTGCTGGCAGGAATAGAGGATGTGGTCGGTTACTGGGGGCAGCACTACTGGAAAGACAA gtttgAGCAGTTCAACAAGAAGTACCTCCGTCGTTTCCTGATCCGTGAGGACCAACAGGCTCGCTCCAGCATCCTCAGAGTTTAccaggagctggagaggagggagcagAGGGGAGACGAGGAGGCGCCACCACT AGTGGACCCTCGCTCCCACAGCCGCCCCCTCTTACCAGAAGAGATGGACAGCATCAGACGGATTCTCTCCAGAAACCTTCAAAGCTTCAATAGCAAG CAGACACCGGCCTACAGCAGACACACTTTGCACCAGGACGCCGCCACGGACAGGACAAGGAAGCCTCTTCACAGACACCAGAGTCTGGGGGAAAGATACTCGTATAATACAGAA ACGGAGGATGGAGAGTTCAACAGTGCACGCAGAGGGAGAGCAGGACTCAGCAGGTCTCACACAG CTCACTGCAGCCTCTCTTCTCTTGGCAGTGTGCTCCATGAGCCCGAGGCCGTTCCTCCAGGACTTGTCAGTAccagcagcttcagctcagaCCAGAGGGCCAGTGGATCCAACATCTCCAGCTGCCATAGAGGAGCACATCTCTCCACATCATCAAGCACCTTTGGGGAGAGCCCCCAAGAAACAACTCAGCTTTGTTTTGGAGAGCGAGAAGCAGCAGTGAAGGCAGACtgtgagaaagacagaaagcGAGGAGAAGAAAAGTATGGAATTCAGTCATTTCAAAAATGCTCCATAAAgtga